One genomic window of Kosmotoga olearia TBF 19.5.1 includes the following:
- the dnaK gene encoding molecular chaperone DnaK, translating into MAEKEYIVGIDLGTTNSVIAWVKPDGNVEVIPNAEGSRTTPSVVSFSKTGEIIVGEPAKRQAILNSDRTIRSIKRKMGSDYKVKIDDKEYTPQEISAYILKKLKTDAEAYLNGKVTKAVITCPAYFNDAQRQATKEAGIIAGFEVLRIINEPTAAAVAYGLDKSEGDKKIIVYDLGGGTFDVSLLDIGDGVVEVLATAGNNHLGGDDFDQRLIDYIAEEFRKQHGVDLRQDKQAYQRLKDAAERAKIELSSKYETEISLPFITATAEGPLHLEMKITRSTFESLIRDLVESTREQIERVLNDAKMSPQDIDEIILVGGSTRIPYVQNFIKNIFGKEPNKTVNPDEAVAIGAAIQAAILGGKLEKDLVLVDVTPLTLGVEVKGGLLEPIIERNSTIPIKKSKIFTTAEDGQTEVEIRIYQGERTMARDNIFLGSFKLTGIPPAPRGVPQIEVTFDIDSDGIVNVYAKDLGTGKQQSMVVTGRHKLSEDEIKKIIEDAKKYEEQDKKKKQEIELKNQADELAYRAEKMLKENGDKISPEDRAKIENIVKDLRDAISSDNIQRIKLLFDQLQQEIMKIGQAIYQSAQGGQTDQTGNPGDQGGNSEYIPPKDNA; encoded by the coding sequence ATGGCTGAAAAAGAATACATTGTAGGTATTGACCTTGGAACAACAAACTCTGTTATTGCCTGGGTTAAGCCTGATGGAAATGTTGAGGTTATCCCCAATGCTGAAGGTTCAAGAACCACACCATCTGTGGTTTCGTTCAGTAAAACCGGTGAAATAATCGTTGGTGAACCCGCAAAGCGTCAGGCTATTCTCAACAGTGACAGAACTATCAGATCAATAAAAAGAAAGATGGGGTCTGATTATAAGGTCAAGATAGATGACAAAGAGTATACACCCCAGGAGATAAGTGCCTATATTCTGAAAAAACTCAAAACAGACGCTGAAGCCTATCTGAACGGTAAGGTAACCAAAGCGGTTATAACTTGTCCAGCTTACTTCAATGATGCTCAAAGACAGGCTACAAAAGAAGCTGGTATTATAGCAGGATTCGAAGTTCTGAGAATCATCAATGAACCTACAGCCGCGGCAGTAGCCTATGGGCTGGACAAAAGCGAAGGTGACAAGAAAATCATAGTGTACGACCTTGGTGGAGGAACCTTTGATGTGTCGTTACTTGACATCGGTGATGGAGTTGTTGAAGTTCTTGCAACGGCTGGAAACAACCACCTTGGTGGTGATGACTTTGACCAGAGACTCATTGATTACATAGCCGAAGAGTTTAGAAAACAGCATGGCGTTGATCTCAGGCAGGATAAACAAGCCTACCAGAGACTTAAAGATGCGGCCGAGAGGGCTAAGATAGAGCTTTCTTCAAAATACGAAACGGAGATCAGCTTGCCTTTCATAACAGCGACAGCCGAGGGACCGCTCCATCTTGAAATGAAGATAACAAGATCCACTTTTGAATCGCTGATAAGAGATCTTGTTGAATCAACAAGAGAACAAATTGAAAGAGTTCTGAACGATGCCAAGATGTCACCTCAGGATATTGATGAAATCATACTTGTTGGTGGTTCTACGAGAATTCCATACGTACAGAACTTCATCAAGAATATATTCGGTAAAGAACCCAACAAAACCGTTAACCCTGATGAAGCAGTGGCTATTGGTGCGGCGATTCAGGCTGCTATACTTGGAGGAAAACTGGAAAAGGATCTTGTCCTTGTCGATGTAACGCCACTCACGCTGGGAGTCGAAGTAAAAGGAGGGCTCCTGGAACCGATAATCGAAAGAAATTCAACGATCCCGATAAAGAAATCCAAGATCTTTACTACAGCTGAAGACGGTCAAACAGAGGTTGAAATAAGGATCTACCAGGGTGAACGAACCATGGCCCGCGACAACATATTCCTTGGAAGCTTTAAGCTTACGGGTATTCCACCGGCACCGAGAGGTGTACCTCAGATAGAGGTTACCTTCGATATCGATAGTGACGGAATTGTGAACGTTTATGCCAAGGATCTTGGAACCGGAAAACAGCAATCGATGGTTGTTACCGGAAGACACAAGCTATCCGAAGATGAAATCAAGAAGATTATCGAAGATGCGAAGAAATATGAAGAACAGGACAAGAAGAAGAAACAGGAGATCGAACTCAAAAACCAGGCTGATGAACTCGCTTATCGTGCAGAAAAGATGCTCAAGGAGAATGGGGACAAGATTTCACCCGAGGACAGAGCAAAAATAGAGAATATAGTAAAAGACTTGAGAGATGCGATAAGTTCAGACAATATACAGAGGATCAAACTACTCTTCGATCAGTTGCAGCAGGAGATTATGAAAATCGGCCAGGCTATTTACCAATCGGCTCAGGGTGGGCAGACTGATCAGACCGGAAATCCTGGAGACCAAGGTGGAAATTCTGAGTACATACCACCGAAAGACAATGCCTAA